The nucleotide window GTGTGCTTCCCGTGGAAACAATGACCGGGATAACGTGGTTGTTTCGCGTCACCTTCCCTTTCGTTTCCGTGATAATAAGCGCGATCGCGATCGGCGAGGTTCGCGGCGACGAGAACGCGTCGGACGCGATAAGGTCGTTGCAAGAGCAAGTGACCGCGCTGCTGGACCACAGGCAGCAGGATTACAATGCCCTCGAGGAGAGCTTGAAGCGCGCGATGGAGAAAAACACCGAGTTGTTCGTCCTGAAGAACGAGGTGAAACAACTCAGGTAAGGAACGAACGCTTTCGATCTCCTCGATTCGAGTCGCTTTTCGGCGAATTGCGTGGCGATCGCGTGTTGGCGAGCGATCGTGGGTATCGATTAACGAGATCGATCTGTTCTCCCTCTTAGAAAGGAGGTGGACGCGCTTCGCGGCGGAAATGCCAGCGGGAACGAGGCGAAGAACGAGAGACTGCGAGTCAGGTGGTTGGGCAGCGCGGTTACCGAACTGCAGGGTGAGGTCGCCGACGTTCTTCGAGCGAGGAACATCAGCGAGGAGCTGGCCGAGAGGTTCAGTATGAAGGGCGAGCTGACGTTGCTGAAGGGTGACATAGCCGCGGTCGGCCGAGGAATTCGAAATCTTGGCGGCAGAATCGCCAAACACGAGGCCATGCTCGGAACGATTCGCGTCGATATCTCCGCGATCGGGGAACGTTTCAGCCTGCTATCTCGCACCTGCGCCGACATTGCCAGTCAGGTAACATCTTTTCTCTGGCACTACTTGCTTTCCCCCACCCTCGCTCTCGTCCgacctctcgctctctttttctctctctctctctctctctgcctttcTCATTTCACCTTCTCCCTCTCAGCCCTCTCCGTGCGTCCTCTCTTCATCGCGTCCCTTTTGAATCCTGTCCAAGGTGTACGCTACTTTCCCTCTGCTCGTGGTTTCTTTTTTCTCCGGCATTCTCCTTATCCTTCTGTTCACCTGCTCGGGCCCGTTCGAACGCGCATCTGCCCCGACTCGAAGTCTTCTTTTTATCTTtctccctcctcctcctcctcctgctgCAGCCTTTTCAGCTGCGCCGTTAACCACGAGAATGAAAATCAAcgaattcgttttttttttggtcGATCGGAGAGACCGATCTCAGCGGGCTAGCTTCTAATTAAATGGAACAAGGTTTTCCGACTTGGCCTATATGCTAGGAATATACATAGGTGTCCGTCAGAAAAACAGAAACAGCTGCCGCTCGGGCCGGAAGGTTTTCACTTCACGCATCCCTACCTTTGCCGGTCCGCAGCTGTCCACTTTGGGTAACGTCCCCTTCGAGTCTCGCTCGGCTGCCGGCATTAATTTGCGCGGACGCTGCGCATTCGGTTCGATGTTATCCCCCTTTTTTTCATTCGCGTTCGTACTCTTGTTTCCTGTTTCTCTATTATCGCCTGGATTCGTTTACTGATATTTTACGAGGATTTTGATTATATTACTTCGACAAACCGATCCGCGTAAAATTTCGGCCCGAGGTTCACGAGATTCGACGGTTCGATAGCCGCAGCTGGCGCGCATTCGCTCGAATGCCGTCGAACCTATCCAGTTGCCAACTGCGCCCTTCGTTCTTTTATTCTCGAGAGCGGTCCCTCGGATACGGAAGTTCTTTCAACAGAATTCCGTGGCCAACCTTTCTTAGTTCGCCGCCCCGCCCCCTCCCCCGCGTCATTCGAACTTGCAcgagtacagtgatgtctctctaattgacgctcggattgtccacaaaagtggaaaattcgggaagaggagatacgattgttcgagccttgtagatcgttttttatagttacgaattgtcgaggTTAAATTAAGAGAGCTAagagagtacagtaatgtctctctaattgacgctcggattttccaaaaaaatggaaaattcgggaagagaagatacgattgttcgcgctttgtagctcgttttttatagttacgaattgtcgaggTTAAATTAAGAGAGCTAagagagtacagtaatgtctctccaatttacgctcggattgtccacaaaaatggaaaattcgggaagaggagatgtgaCTATTTGTGCCTTGTagttcgttttttatagttacgaattgtcaaggttaaattaagAGAGCTAagagagtacagtaatgtttctctaattgacgctcggattgtccacaaaaatggacaattcgggaaaagaagatacgattgttcgcgctttgtagctcgttttttatagttacgaattatcaaggttatgtcaaggttatgcaaggctcgatgaatcgtatctcctcttcccaaattgtccatttttgtggacaatctgagcgtcaattagagcgacattactgtaactggtTTTTCCTATCGGCAGTGCaatgaaatttataaaattgataatatatgaaataaatgaaaattggcCGTCCCGCAGGCTAACAGGCACTTGGACGTGTTTACGACTTTCAGTCTTATATCGTAGTTACAACAAGAAACTTGATTCGAACGCATTCCAACGAACTTGTTACACCGAAACACATGTTATAGACTATGattattattgcaatatttcaaaGTCATATTTTCAGGGTTTTCAATAAGTTGGAGCTATTTCGGTGGGAGAGAAAAATTACTtctgattgtccacaaaaatatatttctaatataaaatataatatttatatatttctattataaaatataaactataattcaggaagagaagatacaattattcgagccttctggctcgtttttatagttattggcaatcggtaactacaaaaacgatccgcaaggcttgaacaaccgcatctcctcttcccaaattgtccattttcgtggacaatccgagcgtcagttagggagacattaccgtaatttGTTAATTCAACAACTTGATAAAAGAATTTTCGAACACGCAGATGTAACTCGCACGTAATTTCGATTCCAGCTGAGCGCGGTTCAGATCGAGGTGAAATCGATGGGGTGCGAGTCGTCGACAGCCGACGCTGGCAAGGGTAAACACGTGGCGGGAGCGACGGCCACGACCGACAGCGTGGCGCATCACAGACTATCGCGACGGCACGGTTATTCTCGACGAAGCGAGGATCGCCTGAAGAACTTGGAACGGAAGGTCGCGGTTCTGGCGCAGAGGCGGCTGGCGCAGCTGGACACGAAACGGGTGGCGTACGAGAAGGGCGAGTGGCTGACGTCGAACCTGAGCAAACGCGTGAAGAGCTTGGAGAAGAATCAGGTGGAGTTGTCGCGTCGGGTTTCGAGCGCGAACGAGAACGCGATCTCGACGAAGCAGATCGGCGAGTCGGTTGGCTCGCGGCTGGTGGGCTCGCTGCGAGCCCTCGAGGAGATCGTCGAGACGAACAATTCTGCGATCAAAGGTGAACTGGCCAGACTGGGCGTGAACGCGGCTCAGAAAGCTGCGGAGCTTTCGCTGACCCGGGTGGAGCTGAGCAACCTGCGACGAGCCGTGCAGGCGCTGAGCGTCAGCGCTTCGAAGCTGCAAGAGAAGAGCGACCGGCAGCAGGAAGCGATCGATCGATTGAACGGCAGCCGCTTCGCCGAGTCCAGATCCTCGCCGAACCATCTGGAGCTGGAGCTCGAGCAGCTGGAGGATCGATATCACCTGATCGTCGACAAGCTACCGGACAGCTGCGAGGAACGATCCGCGGATCGATCGACCGGCGTCGACGGGCTGAGGCTCGTGGAAGCCGGCCGAGGCCGCAAGCCCATCATGGTCTACTGTCGCAACGGCTGGGTGGtggtcgcgcgtcgcatcgacGGCACCTTCGACTTCGATCGCAGCTGGAACGACTACTCTCTCGGCTTCGGCTCGCCGGTCGGCGAGTACTGGATCGGCAACCAAATTCTGCACGAATTCACCCAGGACAATTGCACGCGGTTACGCATCGACATGCTGGACATTTACGGCGAACGCTGGCGCGCCGAATACGACTCGTTCGCGATCACCTCCGCGGAGACCGGCTACAGGTTGCTCGTCGACGGCTACGTCGGGAACGCGACCGACGCGATGTCTTATCAAAACGGGATGCCGTTCAGCGCCAAGGATCGCGACATGGACGATAGCACGGCCCACTGCGCGGCTAACTATCACGGAGGATGGTGGTTCAACCGGTGTCAGCACGCGAATCTCAATGGAAAATACTCGCTGGGTCTCGCCTGGTATCGCTCGGACACCGATCAGTGGATGTCGATCGCCGCCTCGGAGATGTCTATGCGTAGAAATCCCGACTGCCCTCGATCGCGGTAGCGTTcgattctattttctatttctaCCGGGTCGAGTCGTAAGCGATTGCCGGCTTTTAACGAACTATGGGGACAGTTctcgttatacagggtgtcccaaaaatgtctcgcaatccgaaagtggcgggttcctcgggtcatttgaagcaacttcttcctttacaaaaattttctccgaggcaccgttgacgagttattaacgaaaaacagtgactaatgagaagcgagtacggctgacgcgaggcggcccagccaaccagcgcgcgaagcccagttccgctcatgggctcggccgcctcgcgctagctgagctggaattcgaccgcctcgaccgttGGCGCCAtggactcggccgcctcgcgccagctgagctgggattcgaccgctcgaccgctggcgccgttggctcggccggctcgcgccagctgagctcgcctctcattggccactgtttttcgttaataactcgttaacggtgcctcggagaaaatttttgtggaggaagaagttgcttcaaatgacccgaggaacccgccactttcgaattgcgagacatttttgggacaacctgtattttccatatttttagAGCTTATCGTCCACCGAGGCTCTAGTACGGGGTGTAAAAAGTATCAGTGTTGTGGTCGTCGTAACGCGATTCTACATTTCTGAATCGTCGGAGGTTTACAATAAAATTGTGCTGTAGAAGTGACCTtgacaaaaatttcgaagataaatATTCTTTTTGTATTGCATAGTACTCGACCGGGGGAACAATATTCTCATAGCTAGCGCATGAGCCATTCTCTTATAAAACGATTTTAATGTTTCAAAAATGTTCACAGTTACCGTTTCTACAATCTACTTTTGCATAAGTATGAAATGTTGATCGAGTTACCGTGTCGTGCTTTCGATAATATTGCACATAAATATTTCGTTAGCTGTGAATCAGTTTGTTTTGCTGTTACCAATACCGTTGAGTGCAAGGATGCGAAATGTTTACATTTTGCTTACATGTCCAAAATAGTTTTTTAGAtattaaaatcattttttagtGATCGGTTCATTTGCTACGGTTTCTTTGACACTTTTGTACCTCGCGAAGAGTACTATACGatgcaataaaaaatatattgccTTGATAAGTTATGTCAACGTAATGTTTGCGGCGGATTTTATAAATCTCTACTAATACAGAGGTGCAATCGCGTCGCTTTTATTTTACCAAAGCAAAGAGATTAGGTGTCTTTGATAAAAGCAACGCGCGACGAATTCTCGTATCTTTGAGACTATAATCtccaactacagtaatgtctctctaattgacgctcagattgtccacaaaaatagagatttttgggaagaggagatacgaatattcgagccttgcagctcgtttttataatcgttgacaattcgtgactataaaaacaaaccgcaaagctcgaataatcgcatctcctcttccttccaaaattgtccattttcgtgcgcaatctaagcgtcagtaagggagacattactgtactgttcTCACCGCGGTCCTCCCGAGCAAATTTCTAACCAAATGCCTGCAATTGCTTACGACTCCGCTCGACACAATATTTCTCTCAATACCAAAGACTGTTGATCGCGCTGCGTCGCATTACATTATGTACGCTTGGTTCGCTACTATCTCCAAGAGAATTCGAACTCGACTCAGGTCGCGCGATGAAATAAAGAGtgaaaattgtttgaatttgtcTCTCGAACGAACTTGCCCTTATCGACCGATTTCAGCCGAGAAACCAAAACGATCAACCGGTAGGTTCGCCAGGCCGGTCGACCCCGGATTTGTTCCTGCACTTCTTCTCGTGAACGAAGAGGCTACCAGAGTTGGCGTACGCCGCACCGCAGCTCTTGCAGGCGAACGGTTTCTCTCCTGTATGTGTAAAAACGTGCTCCTTCAAGTACTTGTAACGACCGAAGGATTTGTCGCAGGTCTCGCAGCGATAATTCGCCTCTCCGGTGTGCGACCTCAGATGATATCGGAGACCATTCGACGAGGCGAACGCGGCGCTGCAAACGTGACAAACGAATTGCTTCTCCGCGGTGTGAATCCTCTCGTGCCTTTTCGCGTAACTCGGTATGGCGAACCGTTTGCCGCAGTGCCGGCAAGGGTGCGGTTTCTCGCCGACGTGCGACTTCAAGTGGAACCTCAGGCCCGATTTCGAGGCGAACGTTTTGCTGCACAAGTCGCAAAGGTACTTCTTTTCCCCTCGTTCCCCGCTTCCGGCGCAGGAGGACGTCTTCGCAGCTTCCGTTGTCGTTCTGCTCTGGGAACTGTGATCCTCTTCTTCGAGCTCTTTGTTTTTCCTTTGCTTGGCTATCGGCGTTCCCGATTCCGATTCTAGTTGGTGCCGAACAGATTCCGCTTCCTCCTCTTCTTCCGACTGAAAGCCCAACGGTTCCGCTCGCTTCCCAGTTCCGGTTTCCTCGATGACCTCGCTGTTATCGCGAACAATCTCGCAGCTCACAGGTCTCGCTTCCGATATTTTAGTCCGTTTGTCCACGCACGTTTGCGCGCCGCCCACCTGTACGTACAAGAAAACGACTGCTTTGTTCCATCGTGTCATCCGAATGCAAGCAGGTTCTCACTAATCGTCCTTCAGCTTGCGAATAAAAATAGTTTGTAAATTACTTTCCggtagacaatttggaaagaagaggtacgattactcgagctttgcacttcgttttttttttataattgctgacaatcggcaactataaaaacgagtcgcgaggatcgaataatcgtatcccttcttcccaaattgtctattcttgTTTAAAAGCtcaaggaaaattagagagaatttattgcagtTTCCATAAAATCGGGACACCACATTTTCTCCGAGGAATCTCTTTTTCACCGAACCGAGTACAATAAAGCTTCAGCATATaaataaaagtggacaatttgggaagaggagatacgattatccgagcctcgtggctcgtttttatagccaacgattgccaacaactataaaaaaagccgcgagactcgagtaatcgtatcccttcttcccaaattgtccattttcgtttacaagctgaaggacaattggggagaatttactgtgaagTCTCAGTCGTCTCCCCCTTCGACTCCATaaataattaacacgttgaatgccacgccgattttacagaaattgtccgtggcaccacgatgaattttcttttatgcgatacatataatgttgaaacattatctgcaatagataagttacagtgtataaccatgtctgacatgttaattgcgacaggggtcactgttcgaatcgacaatggtaataatacaaaattttagatattcacatttgttttcaattatatatattcctatcaacttgggcgcgccggtcaccagTGGCCCCCAtgacgtcaccgccaagttaagtgccggtcaccggtgaccctcgtggcattcaacgtgttaaccttttaggcacgacgcgccactatagtggcttccgcggatgtcatctctctgaacgacgcgccactatagtagcttgctctagtagctcactcggtcaacgttcgaatcaaataatcgtcttcatatgcattgtttcacacttcttttgtcttcacatcgatttacaatatacatcgTCTTAATAgccatcgattgtcaacaactataaaaaaaccgcgaggctcgaataatcgtaaaccttcttcccaaattgtctattcttgtttaaaagctgaaggaaaattagagagaatttattgcagtTCTCATCAAATCGGGACACCACTTTTTCTCCGAGGAATCTCCTTTTTACCGAATCGAGTACAATAAAGCTTCagcttataaataaaaatggacaatttgggaagaggagatacgattatccgagcctcgcggttcgaatcttaacaatataactgtatcttaacaatatacagacagaatatacagacactctgtacagtacatatcagactctgccgtccagagaaatagcctcgcgcagaattcagccgtacctaaaaggttaaagttgTCGGATGCAACGTCGAAAGTAAAACTTACCCGGATAGTGTCGCTTCGTTCACGGAAACTGGACACGAAACGCGCGCGAAGCACGCGTTCCGATTCCCTGCACAGTTGACGGAATTGGTAAACAATGTCCAGCTTGTTCTCGCAGAGATCGCATATCGAGCTTGGTAAACGGTCATCGTCGAACAGCTGAATCGCGATATTACACGCATGATATTACGTGTAACGGCAGCGGACATGGAAGACTGAGGATGGAAACTCACCGTGATGGGACAACAGTCTAGAATTCGGGAACGCAGCCGCTCGGTAGCGGTTCCTTCTGCGAATAACGGTCTCGAATAAACTTTCTCGCGGAGGCATAACCTGCAGCAGCTGTTCGTACCGTTTCCAGCCTCGCCGACGTGAGTCTGCGAAACCTTCATTCCTCTTCCAAGGGATCTTCTTAACTATGTGTTACCGTTTTCTCGCAGCCTTCGGACTTTTCGAACAGAGACGACCGGTGCACATACACGAGCAACACCTGCGCACGTTTCGATCCCGTCCTCCGCACATGTGTATCCGAGGATGCGATGTCTCGACGATGCATACGCACGATGTCGCGACGTTAGGCGTTCGAATCGACTTTGACGACACGCGTGGCAACGCGTAACGCGATTCGTCGAAATACACGTGCACGGCTATCGCTCGATTGACCGCAGCCATGCTTCGCTCCCTTCTCCCTCGCTTTCCCTTTCCTCGGTCCCTTCTGTTTGACCAATGCGGCCTCCTCGTTTTGCCGCGTGCCCTTCCTTTCCTTGACGGGCTACGTAATCGCAAACTATGTATATTGTATAATCGCGATTATGCGCGTATGTTCCGATGCGTATCGACGTTTTCAAGTTTGAaatacgtacagtaaattctctctagttttccttcagtttttaaacagaaatggacaatttgggacgaggagatacgattattcgagtattAGTAACTAGTaatgaaattgttaattttatcaaataaaaccgtctttttgattcaATATTTTAAGAGCGGCACTTACATTGTGTTTgacgatatactcgtcgtcgcttgattctcgcgacacatataggtgcgcgctctgaaatggaggcgccacaactaactggttaataatacagtaaattctccggaATTATCGCTCAGGTTGTACCtaaaaaaatgcacaatttgggaagaggagatacgattattcgagtatcagcaactataaaaacgtaccgcgaggctcgaataatcgtatcttctcttctcaaattgtacatttttacgcacaatctgggcgacaattgggaagaatttactgcaccaCACTCAGGCTAGATTACCAATTACCTTTGGTATATAAGGTAATATCTCCTTAAGGCTAGCTGTGTAAAAATGCTCTTTCTGCAGCACAGTTTTCATCTCGCTCACGTCCAGGAATTGGAGAGCTTGCACCGAAGGGTCACTGGAAAGACAGCGATGTTCGATGGAACGTCGTCCCCTATGTCCGAGGAGCATAATTATTTGAACGACGGAATATTTCGTATTTAATCGTTTCAGCTTAATCCCTTGacatacaaataaaacggaACTTGACGCGCACGAAAAATCCCATTTAATTTGGCTCAACCAAACGGTTACGCgcaagctgagaaagagaatgttttatttcgaaatttggATTATCGATTTGTGGATGCAACTTTGTTATTGGTACCGTCGAGAAAGTGGGATGGTGGGGCATAttgaacattgtaaacaaaccagaatTGACGCACGCACGAAGCaaccgagtacagtaaattctctccaattttccttcagtttgcaaacagaaatggacaatttgggacagtAGACGactgtcgacaattataaaaacgaggcgcaaggctcgaatgatcgaaACGTTCTTGTTTAcaggctgaaggaaaattagggagaatttaccgtattcggATTTCTCGAACTAAAAGCGACGGA belongs to Megalopta genalis isolate 19385.01 chromosome 1, iyMegGena1_principal, whole genome shotgun sequence and includes:
- the LOC117223694 gene encoding protein scabrous, yielding MTGITWLFRVTFPFVSVIISAIAIGEVRGDENASDAIRSLQEQVTALLDHRQQDYNALEESLKRAMEKNTELFVLKNEVKQLRKEVDALRGGNASGNEAKNERLRVRWLGSAVTELQGEVADVLRARNISEELAERFSMKGELTLLKGDIAAVGRGIRNLGGRIAKHEAMLGTIRVDISAIGERFSLLSRTCADIASQLSAVQIEVKSMGCESSTADAGKGKHVAGATATTDSVAHHRLSRRHGYSRRSEDRLKNLERKVAVLAQRRLAQLDTKRVAYEKGEWLTSNLSKRVKSLEKNQVELSRRVSSANENAISTKQIGESVGSRLVGSLRALEEIVETNNSAIKGELARLGVNAAQKAAELSLTRVELSNLRRAVQALSVSASKLQEKSDRQQEAIDRLNGSRFAESRSSPNHLELELEQLEDRYHLIVDKLPDSCEERSADRSTGVDGLRLVEAGRGRKPIMVYCRNGWVVVARRIDGTFDFDRSWNDYSLGFGSPVGEYWIGNQILHEFTQDNCTRLRIDMLDIYGERWRAEYDSFAITSAETGYRLLVDGYVGNATDAMSYQNGMPFSAKDRDMDDSTAHCAANYHGGWWFNRCQHANLNGKYSLGLAWYRSDTDQWMSIAASEMSMRRNPDCPRSR
- the LOC117223669 gene encoding uncharacterized protein LOC117223669 isoform X2 is translated as MKVSQTHVGEAGNEGTATERLRSRILDCCPITLFDDDRLPSSICDLCENKLDIVYQFRQLCRESERVLRARFVSSFRERSDTIRVGGAQTCVDKRTKISEARPVSCEIVRDNSEVIEETGTGKRAEPLGFQSEEEEEAESVRHQLESESGTPIAKQRKNKELEEEDHSSQSRTTTEAAKTSSCAGSGERGEKKYLCDLCSKTFASKSGLRFHLKSHVGEKPHPCRHCGKRFAIPSYAKRHERIHTAEKQFVCHVCSAAFASSNGLRYHLRSHTGEANYRCETCDKSFGRYKYLKEHVFTHTGEKPFACKSCGAAYANSGSLFVHEKKCRNKSGVDRPGEPTG
- the LOC117223669 gene encoding uncharacterized protein LOC117223669 isoform X1, with product MKVSQTHVGEAGNGTNSCCRLCLREKVYSRPLFAEGTATERLRSRILDCCPITLFDDDRLPSSICDLCENKLDIVYQFRQLCRESERVLRARFVSSFRERSDTIRVGGAQTCVDKRTKISEARPVSCEIVRDNSEVIEETGTGKRAEPLGFQSEEEEEAESVRHQLESESGTPIAKQRKNKELEEEDHSSQSRTTTEAAKTSSCAGSGERGEKKYLCDLCSKTFASKSGLRFHLKSHVGEKPHPCRHCGKRFAIPSYAKRHERIHTAEKQFVCHVCSAAFASSNGLRYHLRSHTGEANYRCETCDKSFGRYKYLKEHVFTHTGEKPFACKSCGAAYANSGSLFVHEKKCRNKSGVDRPGEPTG